The sequence below is a genomic window from Octopus sinensis unplaced genomic scaffold, ASM634580v1 Contig08789, whole genome shotgun sequence.
CGGGTGcgcgcaagagagagagagagagagagagagagagagggagggagggagagagacggagagagaaggagggagggagcgacagagacggagagagagggagggagagagacggagagggaaggagggagggagggagagagacggagagagagggacggagagagagggagggaaagagagggagggaaagagagagggagagggagagaggttaaATCTCGGCGTccattttttaaatcaatataatgtactttcactttcactgtcTACTGCAGCTGTACAGCACGAAAGAGGACCTCGGAAACCAAAACCCAAACCAACTGACCAACCAGAAAGCACAAAACAAATACCAATAAATGAACAACCAATAGATTTCAGTTTCGGCAATTACCCACCTCCACCAGCATCTACTCTCAGCGCTGTGCAATATCAACATGGCCCAATTAACAGACTGTATCTTCTCGACCGCGAACCAGGAGCAGGTCTTGTGGTCGACTGGTTACAACATATCACCCCATCAGCTTTCTCTAGTCCACCGATTCGAATCAACAAAGAGGTCAT
It includes:
- the LOC118761124 gene encoding nuclear receptor subfamily 2 group E member 1-like, whose protein sequence is MNKDAVQHERGPRKPKPKPTDQPESTKQIPINEQPIDFSFGNYPPPPASTLSAVQYQHGPINRLYLLDREPGAGLVVDWLQHITPSAFSSPPIRINKEVIQEVTARVLFAVVSWVKQIPAFSVLAPSDQVRQIKRTLLFGHRSPLKIAYTHQERRKSV